A genomic segment from Lagenorhynchus albirostris chromosome X, mLagAlb1.1, whole genome shotgun sequence encodes:
- the LOC132513379 gene encoding small ribosomal subunit protein uS12-like, whose protein sequence is MGKCCGLRTARKLRSHRRDQKWHDKQYKKAHLGTALKANPFGGASHAKGIVLEKVGVETKELNSAIRKCVSIQLIKNGKKITAFVPNDGCLNFIEENDEVLVAGFARKGHAVGDIPGVCFKVVKVANVSLLALYKGKKERPRS, encoded by the coding sequence ATGGGCAAGTGTTGCGGTCTTCGTACTGCCAGGAAGCTCCGTAGCCACCGACGAGACCAGAAGTGGCATGATAAACAGTACAAGAAAGCCCATTTGGGCACAGCCCTGAAGGCCAACCCTTTTGGAGGTGCTTCTCATGCCAAGGGAATTGTGCTTGAAAAAGTAGGGGTTGAAACCAAAGAGCTAAATTCTGCCATCAGGAAGTGTGTCAGCATTCAACTAATCAAGAATGGCAAAAAAATCACCGCCTTTGTACCCAATGAtggttgtttgaattttattgagGAAAATGATGAAGTTCTGGTTGCTGGATTTGCTCGCAAAGGTCATGCTGTTGGTGACATTCCTGGAGTCTGCTTTAAGGTTGTCAAAGTAGCCAATGTCTCTCTTTTGGCCTTATataaaggcaagaaggaaagaccAAGATCATAA